A region of the Corynebacterium renale genome:
ACGTCGACGGTAGTGCTTCGCGACGACCACCCGCGGCCTTCCCACGCGGGCGCAGAGTCACCGCCAGTTGCTGCAGCCCGCCCCGCAGCCGCACCAAAGACAAGGCCCTCAAGCAAGGAGTTGGAGGCCAACCGGTTGGCCCCGTGCACGCCAGTGCGGGCGACCTCGCCTGCTGCGTAGAGGCCCGGAACGCTGGTGCGTCCCTTAACGTCGGTTGCGATTCCACCCATGCAGTAGTGGGTCGCGGGGGCGACGGGAATCAGGTCGGTGTGCCAATCAAAGCCCTCCGCGCGCAGGCAGGCGCTGATGCCTGGGAATTCTTCATCGAGGCCTTCCAGGTGGCGGGCGTCCAGCCACACGTTGTCAGCGCCGCGGTCGAGTACTCCCGCGATCCCGGCGGAGACAACGTCGCGGGGTGCAAGTTCCGCGCGCGGGTCGACCTCGCGCATGAAGCGGTGGCCGGCGTCGTCGAGAAGCACTGCACCTGCCCCGCGCACCGCCTCGGAGATGAGGTGCCGGGTGCCGGCGAGGACCGTGGGGTGGAATTGGACGAACTCGAGGTCCGCGAGCAGTGCCCCGGCGCGGGCTGCGGCAATGAGTCCGGTGCCGATGGCTTCGGGTGCGCCGGTGGCTCGCGAGTAAACCGAGCCGTATCCGCCGGTGGCCAGGACGGTGGCATCAGCGGTGAACTCTTGTCCGGCTGGTGTTCGGATACCGGTGGCATGGCCGTCGCGCACCATGATGGATTCCAGGTTGTGGCCGGCTTCGTGGTGGATGCGCGGCTCCGCCAGCACTGCAGCGGTGAGGAATTCGTGGAGCCGCAACCCCGAGCGGTCCCCGCCTGCGTGCAGGACGCGTGGTCTGCTGTGCGCGGCTTCGAGTGCATAATCGATGGTCCCGTCGGGGTGGCGGTCGACGGGAAAGCCCTGTTCAATGAGCGTCCGTACTGCACGCGCGCCGCCTGCAACCAACGCCTGCGCGGCACGCGGATCCACGATGCCCGCACCGGCGCTGAGGGTGTCGCGGACGTGGTCCTCGTTGGTGTCGCCGACGTCGATAGCCGCAGCTATCCCGCCTTGTGCCAATTGGGTAGAGCCGGGGCTATCTGCAATCGATGGCCCGGGATACAGCAAGGTGACCTGGGCCCCTTCCGCTGCCCCCGCAAGAGCAGCAGATAAGCCTGCAACGCCGCTTCCTACAACAAGAATGTGGTGCTTGTTCATAGGCGTGGTTTTGCTGCAAGCATGCGCTCGAGGGCAACACGGGCGTCGGCAGCAGTATTGTCGGGCACGGTGATCCGGTTAGGTGTGCGGCCTTCCACCAGGGCTTCCAGGGTCCAGGCCAGGTATGCCGGGTGGATGCGGTACATCGTCGAGCACGGGCACACCACAGGATCCAGACAGAAAATTACCCGGTCAGGGTACTGCTGGGCCAGGCGGTTGACCATGTTAATTTCGGTGCCGATGGCAATTACGTCACCGGGCTGGGATTCTTCCACGACGCGCCGGATGACTTCGGTGGAACCGGATTCGTCGGCAGCATCAACCACCGGCGCAGGGCATTCGGGGTGGACCACAACTTTCACGCCCGGAAATTCGGCGCGGGCCTGTTCGATCTGGGCCACAGTAAAACGCTTGTGCACGGAGCAGAACCCATTCCACAGGATCACCTTCGCCGCGCGGATTTCTTCCGGGGTGTTGCCGCCAAGCGGCTGGTTGGGGTGCCACATGATAATTTCTTCGTCCGCGATCCCCATGGCTCGCGCGGTGTTGCGGCCCAGATGCTGGTCCGGCAGGAAAACCACGCGCTCGCCGCGCTCAAATACCCACTCCAGGACGGTGCGCGCATTAGAAGAGGTGCACACGATCCCGCCGCTCCGCCCGCAGAATGCTTTGATGTCCGCAGAGGAGTTCATGTACGTCACCGGCACGATGGGTGCCTTCGCCCCGGCGCGCGCGTCTAAGGGCAACACTTCGGTGATCTGCTGCCAGCACGATTCCACCTGAGTAATCGTGGCCATGTCTGCCATCGAGCAGCCGGCGGCAAGATTCGGCAGGATGACGGCTTGGTTCTCCCCGGAGAGGATGTCTGCAGTTTCTGCCATGAAGTGCACGCCGCAGAAGACGAAGGCCTCGGCTTCCGGGTGGGCTTTGGCGGCTTGGGCCAGGTTGAAGGAATCCCCGATGAAGTCCGCGAATTGGACTATTTCATCGCGCTGGTAGAAGTGCCCCAGGATCTTTACCCGGTCGCCCAACGTGGCCTTCGCTTGGGTGATCATTGCTTCGAGTTCTTCTGTAGTGGCCTGCGTGTAGCGGTCCGGAAGTGGGCCTTGCGGGGCTGGTAGTGGGGCGAAAGTATCGCCGTGGGAGGCGCCGGGCCCGTAGGAGTTGTTCTGGTCTACTTCCCACGGCTCGGCAGGAAGGCCGGCGTCGCAGGTGCGTTCGCGTTGGGCGGCGCGCAGGATGAGGTTAGTTACGGAGCTCATGAGTGGTCTTTCTGGATAAAGCGGTAGTACTTGGCTGGGCGGTGCTTGGCTCCGGCTTGGGTGGTGCCGGTTTCTTCGATCTCTCCGCTGGCGAGGATCTGTCTGCGGAAGTTGGCGGGGTCAAGGTGCTTGCCGACGATCACTTCGTGGACTTCCCTCAGTTGTGCAAATGTGAAGGATTCGCCTAAGAATCGGTGCGCAACCAGGGTTTGTTCGGCGCGTTTTCTCAGCCGCTCGAGCCCTTTGTCGATGATGTCCGCATGGTCGAAGGCAAGTTCTGGCAGGTTCGTGGTGTTGAACCAGGCAAGGTTGGGATCATCGGGCGGGTGTGCGCCGCGGAAGTCGCGGTCGCGGAATTGGGCCCAGTATGCGATGGTGACGGTGCGTTCTGCTTCGGCGGAACGCTCAACGGAGCCGAAGGCGTAGAGCTGTTCCAGGTAGTTCGGTTCGGCTGCGGTTGCTGCGACTAAGTATTCATGCGCGGATTCGCCCAGGGTTTGATCCCATTGGGTGGGGCCGCCGGGAAGCGCCCACGCCCCTTTGAACGGTGGGCGGACGCGGCGGACCAGCGGTACCCACAGGCCACGGTCGGCGGGATCTATGGGGCTGCCTGCCGGGGACTCTGCGTGGCGGGCCCACGGTTGCGCTAGAGCAAAGCCCACCGTGGAGACCGCCACGGTGGGGCTAAGCTGCCGACGTTCACTCACGTTCAGACTGTGCCACCTGCGCATTGTTGCCACTTTCTTACTTATGGTCAGTTTGACTTTAAGTAAGGATAGACCCGGCTTAGGTTCTGGACCAAACTATTTATGCGCGCCGGGGGTAGCTGGGGCTATTCGCTGCCCCGCAATGCGTTGCGCCGCTAGAAACGTATGCTTCTAGCGGCGCAAGTGATGCGAGGTCGCGGACAAGTTAACGCACGGCTTCTACAAAAGGCGTGCTTTCACGCCCAATGAGGTCCTGCAGGTCAGTGCTCTCCGAGTAGAGGGCGCCTGCTTCAATAATGGGGTCCCAGGAAGCAATCATCTGCGCCACCTCCGCGGGCAGTCCTGCACCCTCGAGCACCTGCGCGAATTCAGCCTCTGGGAGGTACACGTACTCCACGTCACGGCCTGCGATTTCGCCCAGACCTTCAGCAATCTGCGGATAGCTCAGCGCTGGCGATCCTGCAAGCTCGTAGACCTTGCCGGCGTGGCCGTCTTCTGCAACGACGCGCGCAGCGGCTTCGGCATAATCCTTCCGCGCCGCACCAGAGACCCGAGCATCTCCAGCAGCCCCGAAGAATTTCCCTGTTTCCTTGGCGGCGTCCAGGTTTGCAGCATAGTTTTCCCAGTACCAGCCGTTACGCAGCAGAACATA
Encoded here:
- a CDS encoding L-aspartate oxidase; this encodes MNKHHILVVGSGVAGLSAALAGAAEGAQVTLLYPGPSIADSPGSTQLAQGGIAAAIDVGDTNEDHVRDTLSAGAGIVDPRAAQALVAGGARAVRTLIEQGFPVDRHPDGTIDYALEAAHSRPRVLHAGGDRSGLRLHEFLTAAVLAEPRIHHEAGHNLESIMVRDGHATGIRTPAGQEFTADATVLATGGYGSVYSRATGAPEAIGTGLIAAARAGALLADLEFVQFHPTVLAGTRHLISEAVRGAGAVLLDDAGHRFMREVDPRAELAPRDVVSAGIAGVLDRGADNVWLDARHLEGLDEEFPGISACLRAEGFDWHTDLIPVAPATHYCMGGIATDVKGRTSVPGLYAAGEVARTGVHGANRLASNSLLEGLVFGAAAGRAAATGGDSAPAWEGRGWSSRSTTVDVTLPDGPCDTDRARRAIDAGLGLLRTGAGIEQARSELSECGGDIANTGLLIATAAALRTESRGAHRRRDYPTTDPAQAHSIWLAVKGHHAY
- the nadA gene encoding quinolinate synthase NadA, yielding MSSVTNLILRAAQRERTCDAGLPAEPWEVDQNNSYGPGASHGDTFAPLPAPQGPLPDRYTQATTEELEAMITQAKATLGDRVKILGHFYQRDEIVQFADFIGDSFNLAQAAKAHPEAEAFVFCGVHFMAETADILSGENQAVILPNLAAGCSMADMATITQVESCWQQITEVLPLDARAGAKAPIVPVTYMNSSADIKAFCGRSGGIVCTSSNARTVLEWVFERGERVVFLPDQHLGRNTARAMGIADEEIIMWHPNQPLGGNTPEEIRAAKVILWNGFCSVHKRFTVAQIEQARAEFPGVKVVVHPECPAPVVDAADESGSTEVIRRVVEESQPGDVIAIGTEINMVNRLAQQYPDRVIFCLDPVVCPCSTMYRIHPAYLAWTLEALVEGRTPNRITVPDNTAADARVALERMLAAKPRL
- a CDS encoding NUDIX hydrolase produces the protein MSERRQLSPTVAVSTVGFALAQPWARHAESPAGSPIDPADRGLWVPLVRRVRPPFKGAWALPGGPTQWDQTLGESAHEYLVAATAAEPNYLEQLYAFGSVERSAEAERTVTIAYWAQFRDRDFRGAHPPDDPNLAWFNTTNLPELAFDHADIIDKGLERLRKRAEQTLVAHRFLGESFTFAQLREVHEVIVGKHLDPANFRRQILASGEIEETGTTQAGAKHRPAKYYRFIQKDHS
- a CDS encoding SDR family oxidoreductase; amino-acid sequence: MKIAVTGATGNLGGHVIQALQDKGIAADEIVAIVRNQEKAAPLAEQGIDVRVADYSDQPALTQALQSVERLVLVSGSEVGQRTAQHTNIIRAAQEAGVSLIAYTSLLNADISKLGLAPEHRETEALLRDSGIDYVLLRNGWYWENYAANLDAAKETGKFFGAAGDARVSGAARKDYAEAAARVVAEDGHAGKVYELAGSPALSYPQIAEGLGEIAGRDVEYVYLPEAEFAQVLEGAGLPAEVAQMIASWDPIIEAGALYSESTDLQDLIGRESTPFVEAVR